One stretch of Acidiferrobacterales bacterium DNA includes these proteins:
- the dksA gene encoding RNA polymerase-binding protein DksA has translation MNVGITSNLETIAKSLNFEPYQAKSNEKYMNEKQRKHFLEILTTWKEELLGESSRTVVNLQDETINHPDQIDRASQETDMSIELRNRDRERRLIRKIEESIVRLETGGYGYCESCGIEIGLGRLEARPTAILCLDCKVLDEIKERRRH, from the coding sequence ATAAATGTAGGAATAACTTCAAACTTGGAAACTATCGCAAAATCACTGAATTTCGAGCCGTACCAGGCGAAAAGCAACGAAAAGTACATGAATGAGAAGCAGCGAAAGCACTTCTTGGAAATTCTTACGACCTGGAAGGAGGAGCTGTTGGGAGAATCGTCGCGAACCGTCGTCAACCTGCAGGACGAAACCATCAACCATCCGGATCAGATTGATCGGGCGAGTCAGGAAACTGACATGTCAATTGAGCTGCGCAATCGGGATCGGGAACGGCGACTAATCCGTAAAATTGAAGAGTCTATCGTCAGACTTGAGACCGGCGGATATGGATACTGCGAATCGTGTGGGATTGAAATCGGTCTCGGCAGGCTGGAAGCGCGGCCTACAGCAATTCTCTGCCTGGACTGCAAGGTGCTCGATGAGATTAAAGAGCGTCGACGGCACTGA
- a CDS encoding dihydroorotase: MKDCDLIVRDGLVAAHDGTIAQADVACTDGRIVSIAPSLKLACNIEISAQGLLVLPGVIDAQVHFRDPGNTHKEDLASGSRAAVRGGVTSFLEMPNTNPPTINQQELDKKLARAAQVCVANYGFFIGATPDNLDDINSAGPVCGIKIFMGSSTGTLLVHAESDLERIFAGGSRLIAVHAEDEERLRSRMQAFLGDGTQPIDVAVHSQIRDDESALLATRRAVELSRKFNRRLHVLHLTSAVEVDYLRDNKTDLISVECTPNHLFLTENDYAQLGSFAQMNPPLRTIRDQQALWAGLKDGTIDFIATDHAPHTKDEKAKAYPESPSGMPGVETSLPLILTAWKDGHCTLEQLLKWLCRGPAEIYGMVGKGRLEPGFDADLTIVDIDHYRTVRDDDMLTKVRWSPFRGRKLTGWPLWTIVGGKIAYADNTIQEGVRGSPVRFG; the protein is encoded by the coding sequence ATGAAAGATTGTGACCTGATCGTCAGAGACGGATTGGTTGCCGCACACGACGGCACTATCGCCCAAGCTGACGTTGCATGCACGGATGGCCGTATCGTGTCCATTGCACCGTCTTTGAAACTCGCCTGCAACATCGAAATTTCCGCACAGGGACTGTTGGTCCTGCCAGGAGTGATAGACGCCCAGGTTCATTTCCGAGATCCGGGAAACACCCACAAGGAAGATCTGGCGAGCGGCTCGCGAGCGGCTGTCCGCGGCGGTGTTACCAGCTTTCTTGAGATGCCCAATACCAACCCGCCTACCATCAACCAGCAGGAACTGGACAAGAAATTAGCGAGAGCGGCTCAAGTTTGTGTCGCCAACTACGGTTTCTTCATCGGTGCCACACCAGATAATCTCGACGATATCAATTCAGCGGGACCCGTATGCGGCATCAAGATATTCATGGGTTCGAGTACGGGTACACTCCTGGTACACGCCGAAAGTGATTTGGAAAGAATTTTTGCCGGCGGCTCGCGTCTGATCGCGGTACATGCTGAGGATGAGGAACGACTGCGCAGCCGAATGCAGGCGTTTCTCGGTGACGGAACACAGCCGATCGATGTCGCCGTTCACTCGCAGATTCGTGACGATGAGTCAGCACTGCTGGCAACCCGAAGAGCGGTAGAACTGTCCCGGAAGTTCAACCGGCGTCTGCATGTCCTGCACCTGACTTCGGCGGTCGAAGTTGACTATCTCAGAGACAACAAGACCGACTTGATCAGCGTCGAATGCACTCCAAACCACCTGTTTCTCACCGAAAACGATTACGCGCAGCTGGGCAGTTTCGCACAGATGAATCCTCCCCTGCGTACCATTCGTGATCAGCAGGCCTTGTGGGCGGGCCTGAAAGACGGCACAATCGACTTCATCGCAACCGATCACGCACCTCACACGAAAGACGAGAAAGCCAAAGCATACCCGGAAAGCCCCTCCGGCATGCCCGGAGTGGAAACATCTTTGCCACTGATACTGACTGCCTGGAAAGACGGTCACTGCACCTTGGAGCAGTTACTGAAATGGCTTTGCCGCGGACCTGCGGAAATTTATGGAATGGTCGGCAAGGGACGACTCGAACCGGGATTTGATGCGGACTTGACCATCGTTGACATCGACCACTACAGAACCGTTCGTGACGATGATATGCTTACCAAAGTCAGATGGAGCCCATTTCGGGGAAGAAAGCTCACGGGCTGGCCCTTGTGGACCATAGTTGGAGGAAAGATCGCTTACGCCGACAACACGATTCAGGAGGGCGTGAGAGGGTCACCGGTGCGATTCGGTTAA
- the pnp gene encoding polyribonucleotide nucleotidyltransferase, translating into MNGYAEVSFQYGSETVRLETGRIARQATGAVVASMGDTSVLVTIVAETEPKKFNFLPLTVEYEERTYAAGRIPGGFFKREGRPSEKAVLTCRLIDRPLRPLFPKGFCNEVQVVATIMSVDPKIDPDIIAMLGASAAIKISGVPFNGTLGGTRVGFINGEYVLNPHNDILQSESKLDLVVAGTSEAVLMVESEANVLSEEQMLGAVMFGHREIQTAIDAINDLAERAGKPAWDWDPPQTDEALAQQVDQCARARLEQAYDIDVKKTRREMISNVRSDVIEQISQDSELEDDQISAVGDMINRLESEIVRGRILDGKPRIDGRDLNTVRPIDIQTRVFPRTHGSAVFTRGETQALVITTLGTERDAQIIDALEGEHRDPFLLHYNFPPFCVGETGRIGSPKRREIGHGRLAKRAIAAVLPERDDCPYVIRVVSEITESNGSSSMATVCGTSLSLMDAGVKISAPVSGVAMGLIKGESNFKILTDILGDEDHLGDMDFKVAGTKDGVTALQMDIKIQGINEEIMREALDRARDARLHVLSEMDKALPAARQEMSEFAPRILTMKISTSKIRDVIGKGGATIRSLSEESGATIDVSDDGVVMIASVDKSGGEMAMERIKLITSDVEVGKVYDGTVVKLMDFGAFVNILPGRDGLVHISQISQRRVNQVSDVLKEGDEVKVKVLEVDKQGRIRLSMKAIEEAA; encoded by the coding sequence ATGAATGGTTATGCGGAAGTGTCGTTTCAGTACGGCAGCGAAACTGTACGACTGGAAACAGGGCGAATAGCTAGACAGGCAACCGGTGCGGTTGTTGCCAGTATGGGCGATACTTCGGTATTGGTCACTATAGTGGCGGAAACCGAGCCTAAGAAATTCAATTTTCTGCCACTGACAGTTGAATATGAAGAAAGAACCTATGCCGCCGGACGAATTCCTGGCGGCTTTTTTAAGCGTGAGGGACGACCGTCGGAAAAGGCGGTATTGACCTGTCGACTGATTGATCGGCCATTGCGACCGCTCTTTCCCAAGGGATTTTGCAACGAAGTGCAGGTTGTCGCAACAATCATGTCAGTTGACCCGAAAATTGATCCGGACATTATTGCCATGCTTGGAGCTTCGGCTGCAATCAAGATTTCAGGTGTGCCATTCAACGGAACGCTTGGTGGTACCAGGGTTGGATTCATTAATGGTGAATATGTCCTCAACCCCCACAATGACATCCTGCAGAGCGAATCCAAACTCGATCTGGTCGTCGCCGGTACCAGCGAAGCGGTATTGATGGTGGAATCGGAGGCAAACGTTCTATCCGAAGAGCAGATGCTTGGTGCGGTGATGTTCGGACATCGAGAGATACAGACTGCGATCGACGCGATCAACGATCTGGCCGAGCGGGCTGGCAAACCGGCTTGGGATTGGGACCCGCCGCAAACTGACGAGGCGCTTGCACAGCAGGTTGACCAATGTGCGCGGGCTCGGCTTGAGCAGGCCTACGACATCGACGTGAAGAAGACGCGACGGGAAATGATTTCGAATGTTCGTTCCGACGTCATCGAGCAGATCTCGCAAGACAGCGAATTGGAGGACGATCAGATTTCAGCCGTCGGCGACATGATCAATCGACTCGAGTCCGAAATTGTCCGCGGCAGGATCCTGGACGGCAAGCCCCGAATCGACGGCCGCGATCTGAACACAGTCCGTCCGATTGACATCCAGACACGGGTATTTCCGCGGACTCACGGCTCTGCCGTGTTTACCCGGGGCGAGACCCAGGCGCTGGTGATTACGACGCTGGGAACAGAGCGGGACGCCCAAATCATCGATGCTCTTGAAGGCGAGCATCGAGACCCATTTCTGCTGCATTACAATTTCCCTCCATTCTGTGTCGGTGAAACCGGAAGAATCGGATCACCGAAGCGTCGCGAAATCGGTCACGGACGACTGGCGAAAAGGGCAATTGCTGCAGTCCTTCCAGAACGAGACGACTGCCCTTATGTCATTCGTGTGGTTTCGGAAATCACCGAGTCCAATGGATCCAGTTCCATGGCCACTGTATGTGGGACAAGTCTGTCGCTGATGGATGCCGGAGTGAAAATTTCCGCACCAGTGTCCGGCGTTGCGATGGGATTGATCAAGGGGGAATCGAACTTCAAGATTCTCACTGACATACTTGGCGACGAGGATCATCTGGGCGATATGGACTTCAAGGTGGCAGGAACCAAGGACGGTGTCACTGCATTGCAGATGGATATCAAGATTCAGGGCATCAATGAGGAAATCATGCGCGAGGCATTGGATCGGGCGAGAGATGCCAGGTTGCACGTATTGTCAGAGATGGACAAGGCGTTGCCGGCCGCGCGTCAGGAAATGTCCGAGTTCGCGCCGCGTATTCTCACGATGAAAATCAGCACCAGCAAGATTCGCGATGTGATCGGCAAGGGAGGCGCGACCATTCGCTCGCTTTCCGAGGAGTCTGGCGCCACCATCGACGTTTCTGATGACGGTGTGGTCATGATTGCCTCAGTGGACAAGTCCGGGGGCGAAATGGCTATGGAGCGAATCAAGCTGATCACCTCGGATGTAGAGGTTGGAAAGGTCTACGATGGAACAGTTGTCAAGTTGATGGACTTCGGTGCATTTGTCAATATTCTTCCAGGCCGAGACGGGCTGGTTCATATCTCCCAGATTTCGCAAAGGAGAGTCAATCAGGTGTCCGACGTCCTCAAAGAAGGTGATGAAGTCAAGGTCAAGGTGCTTGAAGTCGACAAGCAGGGTCGAATCCGACTGAGCATGAAAGCCATAGAGGAAGCAGCTTGA
- the dtd gene encoding D-aminoacyl-tRNA deacylase: MRVLAQRVLGASVVISGETAGEIGRGLLLFVGFTHNDNSGIVRELANKVVNLRIFEDAERRLQHSVLESGGAVLAVPQFTLYASTDRGRRPDFTQAMEPQGASDLFDEFARTLDELLKIPIARGRFGMDMKVSLVNDGPFTITLQRDPT, encoded by the coding sequence ATGAGGGTGCTGGCACAGCGGGTACTCGGCGCTTCCGTAGTTATATCCGGTGAAACGGCAGGGGAGATTGGCAGGGGACTGTTGCTGTTTGTCGGGTTCACCCATAACGACAATTCAGGCATTGTTCGGGAACTCGCAAACAAGGTTGTCAATCTGAGAATCTTCGAGGACGCCGAACGGCGTCTGCAGCATTCTGTTCTTGAATCCGGTGGCGCCGTCCTGGCAGTCCCCCAGTTCACGCTCTATGCATCGACTGATCGCGGCCGCCGGCCGGACTTTACACAGGCGATGGAACCACAAGGAGCGAGTGATCTGTTTGATGAGTTTGCCCGGACACTTGACGAGTTACTGAAAATCCCGATTGCCAGAGGCAGATTCGGGATGGATATGAAAGTTTCGCTGGTCAATGACGGTCCTTTTACAATAACGTTGCAAAGGGATCCGACTTAG
- a CDS encoding glutathione S-transferase N-terminal domain-containing protein: MLKLRYSTTSPYVRKVTATIHECGLEHQVERQLTNPWAPDTDLPITNPLGKVPALTTESGKVLFDSPVICEFLDSLCSTPRLFPQDGEARWNALQQQALGDGILDAAIGRLLEGRRPPELQSQTVADRFAKAIERSLDTLEGKVDELSDGFTIGQITVGVALGYLDFRFSADDWRAGRPGLTKWHESVSSRPSLMQTVPHE, translated from the coding sequence ATGCTGAAACTGCGCTATTCCACAACGTCACCATACGTCCGCAAAGTCACCGCAACCATTCATGAATGCGGACTCGAACATCAAGTCGAACGTCAGTTGACGAATCCTTGGGCACCCGATACCGACTTACCAATTACGAATCCTCTTGGCAAAGTTCCCGCACTCACGACCGAAAGCGGAAAAGTACTGTTTGACTCCCCGGTCATCTGTGAGTTTCTAGACAGTCTGTGTTCAACCCCGAGATTGTTTCCACAAGACGGAGAGGCACGTTGGAACGCCTTGCAGCAACAGGCATTGGGCGATGGGATTCTGGACGCGGCAATCGGACGTCTGCTGGAAGGGCGAAGACCGCCGGAACTGCAGTCACAGACGGTGGCTGATCGATTTGCCAAAGCCATCGAACGTTCGCTGGATACGCTGGAAGGCAAAGTGGATGAGCTGTCCGATGGTTTTACGATCGGGCAGATTACAGTCGGAGTTGCGCTGGGGTATCTGGATTTTCGATTTTCTGCGGATGACTGGCGGGCAGGGCGGCCGGGATTGACGAAATGGCATGAGTCGGTTTCATCCCGACCTTCACTCATGCAGACCGTTCCACACGAGTGA
- the rpsO gene encoding 30S ribosomal protein S15, protein MALSVAEKTKIVDDYRRNENDTGSPEVQVALLTERIRGLTDHFKEHKHDHHSRQGLLRMVNRRRKLLDYLKSKDQERYRELIARLGIRK, encoded by the coding sequence ATGGCTTTATCGGTAGCTGAAAAGACGAAGATAGTCGACGACTATCGCCGTAACGAAAATGATACGGGTTCACCGGAAGTGCAGGTCGCCTTGCTGACTGAAAGAATACGCGGGCTGACTGATCATTTCAAGGAACACAAGCATGACCATCACTCGCGGCAGGGCTTGTTGCGGATGGTGAATCGCAGGCGTAAATTACTGGATTACCTCAAGTCCAAAGACCAGGAGCGATACAGGGAACTTATTGCGCGATTGGGAATTAGGAAATAA